The genomic segment TCTCATTAGTCGTCATTTTTTTCCTCCAACTCCATAAAGAGCCATATTATCGGGGTTTTCTCCACTAATTAGACCAATAAAAATTTCAAAGATATTCGCTAGTTCATCAACTTTTTCATAAAAGTAAAGCAAAATAGATTTCATATGCATTAATCCATACATAAAGAAGCTTTGTTCTTTATGTTCATGCTTTAAAATATCGATAGGTTTTTTCTTAGCTTTAAGAATGCCAATAAAATAACTCCATACAAAAGAGAGTGAGATTAAGCCAAAGAGCAAAGTAATCTTTTTACGGTCAGTCAAATGAGTCTCTTCAAGGTTAAAACCTCTTTTTTTTAATGCACTAAAAAGCACTTCAATTTCCCATCTTTGCTTATATATAGCGATGATACTCTTCTTTTCAACATTTGATACCACAATGATTAACTCACCTTTTTCATTTTTTGCACCAGCTATTCTTAACCCATCAATACCATACATTACATACTTTTTTTAAATGCAAAAAGCCTTTATTTGGTACTTTTGCAAAAAGAGTTGATACTTTTTTACCATTTACCAATGTATTGTTTCTTACTCTTATTACAAAGGGGATCTCTCTTCTTTGAAGCCAAGCAAACCACTCTTTTCCTATAAACTCTCTATCTGCTAAAAGCACTTCAATCTTTTCTACTCCAAAAAGATTGATAAATTCTTTTACTATTCTAATCCTATCCCTGTAACTACTATTACCTCGCTTCTTATCTAAAAGATACCATAATATCGGTACCGCTATACCTTTATACTTCACGGCTAATACCAAAATATTGATATGGGTTTTACCAAATTTCCAATTGGTCCTATCCATGATTAAAGTCCACTTCTCACTCTTTGGTAAAAAACTTGCTAACAGCCTTGCAAACACTCTCCTATCAAACTCAAACTTTTGAAAAAATCTTGTTACTCTTCTATAGTTCGCTTTATCTTCGAGCTTTGAGTTTAAATAACTGGCTAATCTTTTTAGATTTACACTCCTCTCTTGTATAATTGCCATTATCAAAGCTACTATGACATGAACCCGTGCTTTATGCCAACCTGTCAATTCTTTGATTTTAAGCTCTAATTTGATACGATCTCCCTCTATTTTGTTTACTTTTTTCATAACACTATTTTATCAAAACTCCATTCTCTGTGGAGTTTTGACGACTAGTGAGATAAAATTTAAAGGATTATAATGACACTTAAAGAGATGGATCAAAACTATGTTTTGCAGACATATGCAAGAAATTATGTCAATTTTGTAAAAGGCGAGAATTCTATACTGTATGATGAAGATGGAAAAGATTATGTTGATTTTGGCAGCGGTATTGCTGTTTGCAGTGTAGGTCACGGTAATCCGCGTTTAGCAAAAGCGATTTGTGATCAGGTATCAAA from the Hydrogenimonas thermophila genome contains:
- a CDS encoding transposase translates to MYGIDGLRIAGAKNEKGELIIVVSNVEKKSIIAIYKQRWEIEVLFSALKKRGFNLEETHLTDRKKITLLFGLISLSFVWSYFIGILKAKKKPIDILKHEHKEQSFFMYGLMHMKSILLYFYEKVDELANIFEIFIGLISGENPDNMALYGVGGKK
- a CDS encoding transposase codes for the protein MKKVNKIEGDRIKLELKIKELTGWHKARVHVIVALIMAIIQERSVNLKRLASYLNSKLEDKANYRRVTRFFQKFEFDRRVFARLLASFLPKSEKWTLIMDRTNWKFGKTHINILVLAVKYKGIAVPILWYLLDKKRGNSSYRDRIRIVKEFINLFGVEKIEVLLADREFIGKEWFAWLQRREIPFVIRVRNNTLVNGKKVSTLFAKVPNKGFLHLKKVCNVWY